The proteins below are encoded in one region of Mya arenaria isolate MELC-2E11 chromosome 15, ASM2691426v1:
- the LOC128220394 gene encoding A disintegrin and metalloproteinase with thrombospondin motifs 18-like isoform X4, whose translation MTGLFHYDTNTFHIEEAFPTESKDTVQVSILKSARTKPLEDSIGPIFGSEVIFDRKKREAIPQITIETVVILDEEFVASARSRGQVTDQDLIDFMTMRWTAVQAEWGRTDLFGYDIRIEVKEVVIWETNPSWYNPSTILLNTLSSICNGAYNHGLYTDFDHIHLFTGTKGTDVSGKAFTGKVCDPRYKCAVSTDTRVTEFTIAAHELGHNMGMNHDVDNGCPAPNDGIMGSKVFGWSACSISETRALLNQSSSSCLNETNVNSPTALNLADAWPGMIYTDDEICEFKHGKGFRYRKFPYSSFTECTLYSCVNMNTSSPLYGIMYNEAVPTDGRYCGHQQVCSSQVVNGAYQCIFWNETGIEIGLLTEVPVVWSTYEEMTPCSRTCGTGVQYQQRKCNDPTPRNTMWCDGHEYQAQLCNTHPCSDDPGDDVELRKTRAGERCSHMRAAELYEKIGLVSTDFLDTGDRFNSYEWGQCEVTCDTADGVTVGDFQRFGLMPDGTPCDIPETTTFISSGRTGRCIQGYCHMFGCDNSTSDVVFDGCGVCGGDNSTCQVIDGVYTDNVTSGERWIMMTLPAGAFNIQFYFTYNDMKQHFFELRTLDGTGIITGSSDTRTNPKNYAGTHWYSFFATAYLYAEGPTDTPVVIKLYNRGSNSNAGVQYAYSLPHDISSCMGTCENWGTWNDTLCGCECASGFYGKSCNATCNKYCNNGQNLAADACQCDCQRNTYGLVCNCRYPFTGRDCQDCKVTSCQNGGTFNAIGCRCICPVGFGGLDCSDTCADKIVDCATNVAAGECESQNENMEKNCYLSCGLCEAGSTTTAAPTDTTTSASDNGQGSTVGSGQGGGAGANTVDKDLLITLLVCYSVLIFSFPNMC comes from the exons Atg ACtggtttatttcattatgatacGAACACGTTTCACATAGAAGAGGCATTCCCCACGGAATCCAAAGACACAGTCCAAGTTTCGATCTTAAAATCCGCAAGAACAAAGCCTTTAGAAGACAGCATCGGTCCCATCTTTGGTTCAG AAGTCATTTTCGACCGCAAGAAACGCGAAGCAATTCCCCAAATCACCATAGAAACGGTGGTCATTTTGGACGAAGAGTTCGTAGCGAGTGCTCGTTCGCGAGGCCAGGTGACCGATCAAGACTTGATTGACTTTATGACAATGAGGTGGACTGCG GTCCAAGCAGAATGGGGCAGGACGGATTTGTTTGGATACGACATACGCATTGAAGTGAAAGAGGTTGTCATATGGGAAACAAATCCA TCGTGGTACAACCCAAGTACAATCCTATTAAACACGCTCAGCAGCATATGTAACGGGGCATATAACCATGGACTTTATACGGACTTCGACCATATTCATCTCTTTACCGG AACCAAAGGCACGGATGTGTCGGGCAAAGCCTTTACTGGAAAGGTGTGTGATCCGCGGTACAAATGCGCGGTGTCGACCGATACACGCGTGACCGAGTTTACCATTGCTGCACACGAGTTAGGACACAA cATGGGCATGAATCACGACGTTGATAACGGATGTCCAGCACCAAATGACGGCATTATGGGCTCCAAGGTCTTCGGATGGAGCGCTTGCAGCATCAGTGAAACCAGAGCTCTTCTTAACca GAGTTCATCAAGTTGTctgaatgaaacaaatgtcaacTCTCCGACCGCTCTAAACCTTGCTGATGCCTGGCCAG GGATGATATACACAGATGACGAGATATGTGAATTTAAGCACGGGAAAGGATTCAGATACAGAAAATTTCCGTATAGCTCTTTC actGAATGCACGCTTTACTCGTGTGTGAACATGAACACGAGTTCACCACTGTACGGTATCATGTACAACGAGGCAGTGCCCACGGATGGGAGATACTGTGGTCACCAACAG GTTTGTTCATCCCAAGTTGTAAATGGAGCGTACCAGTGTATATTCTGGAACGAAACCGGCATTGAGATTGGACTATTAACTGAAGTGCCAGTGGTATGGTCTACTTACGAAGAAATGACGCCATGTAGTCGCACGTGTGGAACAGGTGTTCAATATCAGCAGAGGAAATGCAACGATCCaac ACCAAGGAATACGATGTGGTGTGACGGACATGAGTACCAGGCCCAACTCTGCAACACACAT CCCTGCTCAGATGATCCGGGTGACGATGTCGAACTCCGGAAGACCCGGGCAGGTGAGCGTTGCAGCCACATGAGAGCGGCCGAACTATATGAGAAAATAGGCCTGGTGTCCACCGATTTTCTCGATACAGGGGATAGGTTTAACAGTTATG AATGGGGCCAGTGTGAGGTAACGTGTGATACAGCGGATGGGGTGACAGTGGGAGATTTTCAACGGTTTGGTCTGATGCCCGACGGAACGCCATGTGACATTCCGGAAACTACGACATTTATTAGTTCCGGTCGCACGGGTCGATGTATACAAGGGTATTGTCAT ATGTTTGGGTGCGACAACTCGACAAGCGATGTGGTATTTGACGGATGTGGGGTATGTGGTGGAGACAACTCCACGTGCCAGGTCATAGACGGCGTCTACACAGACAACGTTACATCCG GAGAGCGTTGGATCATGATGACTCTTCCAGCCGGTGCCTTCAACATTCAGTTTTACTTTACATACAACGACATGAAGCAGCACTTCTTtg AACTTCGAACACTTGACGGGACCGGTATTATAACGGGATCTAGCGATACGCGGACCAACCCCAAAAACTACGCAGGCACCCACTGGTACTCTTTCTTTGCAACAGCTTACCTGTACGCCGAGGGACCGACGGACACGCCCGTGGTGATAAAG CTATACAACAGAGGCTCAAATTCGAATGCCGGTGTGCAGTACGCATATTCCCTGCCTCATGATA TAAGCTCGTGCATGGGTACTTGTGAGAATTGGGGCACGTGGAACGACACGTTGTGTGGCTGCGAATGCGCTTCCGGATTCTATG GTAAATCATGCAACGCAACCTGCAATAAGTACTGCAACAACGGACAAAACCTGGCGGCAGACGCGTGCCAGTGCGATTGTCAGCGGAACACGTATGGTTTAGTGTGCAATTGCAG GTACCCGTTTACTGGTCGCGACTGCCAGGACTGCAAGGTTACTTCCTGTCAGAATGGGGGAACATTCAACGCCATTGGCTGCAGGTGTATCTGTCCTGTTGGATTCGGTGGACTCGACTGCAGTG ACACGTGTGCTGACAAAATCGTAGACTGTGCAACGAATGTAGCCGCAGGAGAATGCGAAAgtcagaatgaaaatatggagAAAAATTGCTACCTGTCATGCGGTCTTTGCG AAGCAGGCTCGACAACGACAGCGGCACCAACGGATACAACAACATCAGCATCCGATAAC
- the LOC128220394 gene encoding A disintegrin and metalloproteinase with thrombospondin motifs 1-like isoform X2: MEVGSFLAIIFISMFLLNLSETVFGSSDYDFSTQKDPPSSRLTANITLIYSDNDVIPRRAPSEIHIDLHDQKLIYELEARKLPINAETRVTYGDSSKLNRQQTSKISSDCVVTGTLTNDFRDSLVLSFCSDMTGLFHYDTNTFHIEEAFPTESKDTVQVSILKSARTKPLEDSIGPIFGSEVIFDRKKREAIPQITIETVVILDEEFVASARSRGQVTDQDLIDFMTMRWTAVQAEWGRTDLFGYDIRIEVKEVVIWETNPSWYNPSTILLNTLSSICNGAYNHGLYTDFDHIHLFTGTKGTDVSGKAFTGKVCDPRYKCAVSTDTRVTEFTIAAHELGHNMGMNHDVDNGCPAPNDGIMGSKVFGWSACSISETRALLNQSSSSCLNETNVNSPTALNLADAWPGMIYTDDEICEFKHGKGFRYRKFPYSSFTECTLYSCVNMNTSSPLYGIMYNEAVPTDGRYCGHQQVCSSQVVNGAYQCIFWNETGIEIGLLTEVPVVWSTYEEMTPCSRTCGTGVQYQQRKCNDPTPRNTMWCDGHEYQAQLCNTHPCSDDPGDDVELRKTRAGERCSHMRAAELYEKIGLVSTDFLDTGDRFNSYEWGQCEVTCDTADGVTVGDFQRFGLMPDGTPCDIPETTTFISSGRTGRCIQGYCHMFGCDNSTSDVVFDGCGVCGGDNSTCQVIDGVYTDNVTSGERWIMMTLPAGAFNIQFYFTYNDMKQHFFELRTLDGTGIITGSSDTRTNPKNYAGTHWYSFFATAYLYAEGPTDTPVVIKLYNRGSNSNAGVQYAYSLPHDISSCMGTCENWGTWNDTLCGCECASGFYGKSCNATCNKYCNNGQNLAADACQCDCQRNTYGLVCNCRYPFTGRDCQDCKVTSCQNGGTFNAIGCRCICPVGFGGLDCSDTCADKIVDCATNVAAGECESQNENMEKNCYLSCGLCEAGSTTTAAPTDTTTSASDNGQGSTVGSGQGGGAGANTVDKDLLITLLVCYSVLIFSFPNMC, from the exons ATGGAAGTTGGATCATTCCTAgcgattatttttatttccatgttCTTACTGAATTTAAGTGAG ACAGTATTCGGTTCAAGTGACTATGATTTCAGCACACAGAAAG aTCCACCGAGCAGTCGTCTGACAGCAAACATCACATTGATATATAGCGACAATGACGTTATACCCAG ACGAGCACCATCAGAAATCCACATAGACCTTCACGACCAGaaattaatatatgaactaGAGGCAAGAAAACTACCAATTAACGCAGAAACAAGGGTCACCTACGGGGACAGTTCAAAATTAAACCGACAACAAACATCAAAGATCAGCAGCGACTGTGTCGTCACGGGAACATTGACGAATGACTTCAGGGACAGCCTGGTGTTGTCGTTCTGCAGTGATAtg ACtggtttatttcattatgatacGAACACGTTTCACATAGAAGAGGCATTCCCCACGGAATCCAAAGACACAGTCCAAGTTTCGATCTTAAAATCCGCAAGAACAAAGCCTTTAGAAGACAGCATCGGTCCCATCTTTGGTTCAG AAGTCATTTTCGACCGCAAGAAACGCGAAGCAATTCCCCAAATCACCATAGAAACGGTGGTCATTTTGGACGAAGAGTTCGTAGCGAGTGCTCGTTCGCGAGGCCAGGTGACCGATCAAGACTTGATTGACTTTATGACAATGAGGTGGACTGCG GTCCAAGCAGAATGGGGCAGGACGGATTTGTTTGGATACGACATACGCATTGAAGTGAAAGAGGTTGTCATATGGGAAACAAATCCA TCGTGGTACAACCCAAGTACAATCCTATTAAACACGCTCAGCAGCATATGTAACGGGGCATATAACCATGGACTTTATACGGACTTCGACCATATTCATCTCTTTACCGG AACCAAAGGCACGGATGTGTCGGGCAAAGCCTTTACTGGAAAGGTGTGTGATCCGCGGTACAAATGCGCGGTGTCGACCGATACACGCGTGACCGAGTTTACCATTGCTGCACACGAGTTAGGACACAA cATGGGCATGAATCACGACGTTGATAACGGATGTCCAGCACCAAATGACGGCATTATGGGCTCCAAGGTCTTCGGATGGAGCGCTTGCAGCATCAGTGAAACCAGAGCTCTTCTTAACca GAGTTCATCAAGTTGTctgaatgaaacaaatgtcaacTCTCCGACCGCTCTAAACCTTGCTGATGCCTGGCCAG GGATGATATACACAGATGACGAGATATGTGAATTTAAGCACGGGAAAGGATTCAGATACAGAAAATTTCCGTATAGCTCTTTC actGAATGCACGCTTTACTCGTGTGTGAACATGAACACGAGTTCACCACTGTACGGTATCATGTACAACGAGGCAGTGCCCACGGATGGGAGATACTGTGGTCACCAACAG GTTTGTTCATCCCAAGTTGTAAATGGAGCGTACCAGTGTATATTCTGGAACGAAACCGGCATTGAGATTGGACTATTAACTGAAGTGCCAGTGGTATGGTCTACTTACGAAGAAATGACGCCATGTAGTCGCACGTGTGGAACAGGTGTTCAATATCAGCAGAGGAAATGCAACGATCCaac ACCAAGGAATACGATGTGGTGTGACGGACATGAGTACCAGGCCCAACTCTGCAACACACAT CCCTGCTCAGATGATCCGGGTGACGATGTCGAACTCCGGAAGACCCGGGCAGGTGAGCGTTGCAGCCACATGAGAGCGGCCGAACTATATGAGAAAATAGGCCTGGTGTCCACCGATTTTCTCGATACAGGGGATAGGTTTAACAGTTATG AATGGGGCCAGTGTGAGGTAACGTGTGATACAGCGGATGGGGTGACAGTGGGAGATTTTCAACGGTTTGGTCTGATGCCCGACGGAACGCCATGTGACATTCCGGAAACTACGACATTTATTAGTTCCGGTCGCACGGGTCGATGTATACAAGGGTATTGTCAT ATGTTTGGGTGCGACAACTCGACAAGCGATGTGGTATTTGACGGATGTGGGGTATGTGGTGGAGACAACTCCACGTGCCAGGTCATAGACGGCGTCTACACAGACAACGTTACATCCG GAGAGCGTTGGATCATGATGACTCTTCCAGCCGGTGCCTTCAACATTCAGTTTTACTTTACATACAACGACATGAAGCAGCACTTCTTtg AACTTCGAACACTTGACGGGACCGGTATTATAACGGGATCTAGCGATACGCGGACCAACCCCAAAAACTACGCAGGCACCCACTGGTACTCTTTCTTTGCAACAGCTTACCTGTACGCCGAGGGACCGACGGACACGCCCGTGGTGATAAAG CTATACAACAGAGGCTCAAATTCGAATGCCGGTGTGCAGTACGCATATTCCCTGCCTCATGATA TAAGCTCGTGCATGGGTACTTGTGAGAATTGGGGCACGTGGAACGACACGTTGTGTGGCTGCGAATGCGCTTCCGGATTCTATG GTAAATCATGCAACGCAACCTGCAATAAGTACTGCAACAACGGACAAAACCTGGCGGCAGACGCGTGCCAGTGCGATTGTCAGCGGAACACGTATGGTTTAGTGTGCAATTGCAG GTACCCGTTTACTGGTCGCGACTGCCAGGACTGCAAGGTTACTTCCTGTCAGAATGGGGGAACATTCAACGCCATTGGCTGCAGGTGTATCTGTCCTGTTGGATTCGGTGGACTCGACTGCAGTG ACACGTGTGCTGACAAAATCGTAGACTGTGCAACGAATGTAGCCGCAGGAGAATGCGAAAgtcagaatgaaaatatggagAAAAATTGCTACCTGTCATGCGGTCTTTGCG AAGCAGGCTCGACAACGACAGCGGCACCAACGGATACAACAACATCAGCATCCGATAAC
- the LOC128220394 gene encoding A disintegrin and metalloproteinase with thrombospondin motifs 1-like isoform X3: MEVGSFLAIIFISMFLLNLSEFQTVFGSSDYDFSTQKDPPSSRLTANITLIYSDNDVIPRRAPSEIHIDLHDQKLIYELEARKLPINAETRVTYGDSSKLNRQQTSKISSDCVVTGTLTNDFRDSLVLSFCSDMTGLFHYDTNTFHIEEAFPTESKDTVQVSILKSARTKPLEDSIGPIFGSEVIFDRKKREAIPQITIETVVILDEEFVASARSRGQVTDQDLIDFMTMRWTAVQAEWGRTDLFGYDIRIEVKEVVIWETNPSWYNPSTILLNTLSSICNGAYNHGLYTDFDHIHLFTGTKGTDVSGKAFTGKVCDPRYKCAVSTDTRVTEFTIAAHELGHNMGMNHDVDNGCPAPNDGIMGSKVFGWSACSISETRALLNQSSSSCLNETNVNSPTALNLADAWPGMIYTDDEICEFKHGKGFRYRKFPYSSFTECTLYSCVNMNTSSPLYGIMYNEAVPTDGRYCGHQQVCSSQVVNGAYQCIFWNETGIEIGLLTEVPVVWSTYEEMTPCSRTCGTGVQYQQRKCNDPTPRNTMWCDGHEYQAQLCNTHPCSDDPGDDVELRKTRAGERCSHMRAAELYEKIGLVSTDFLDTGDRFNSYEWGQCEVTCDTADGVTVGDFQRFGLMPDGTPCDIPETTTFISSGRTGRCIQGYCHMFGCDNSTSDVVFDGCGVCGGDNSTCQVIDGVYTDNVTSGERWIMMTLPAGAFNIQFYFTYNDMKQHFFELRTLDGTGIITGSSDTRTNPKNYAGTHWYSFFATAYLYAEGPTDTPVVIKLYNRGSNSNAGVQYAYSLPHDSKSCNATCNKYCNNGQNLAADACQCDCQRNTYGLVCNCRYPFTGRDCQDCKVTSCQNGGTFNAIGCRCICPVGFGGLDCSDTCADKIVDCATNVAAGECESQNENMEKNCYLSCGLCEAGSTTTAAPTDTTTSASDNGQGSTVGSGQGGGAGANTVDKDLLITLLVCYSVLIFSFPNMC, encoded by the exons ATGGAAGTTGGATCATTCCTAgcgattatttttatttccatgttCTTACTGAATTTAAGTGAG tttcaGACAGTATTCGGTTCAAGTGACTATGATTTCAGCACACAGAAAG aTCCACCGAGCAGTCGTCTGACAGCAAACATCACATTGATATATAGCGACAATGACGTTATACCCAG ACGAGCACCATCAGAAATCCACATAGACCTTCACGACCAGaaattaatatatgaactaGAGGCAAGAAAACTACCAATTAACGCAGAAACAAGGGTCACCTACGGGGACAGTTCAAAATTAAACCGACAACAAACATCAAAGATCAGCAGCGACTGTGTCGTCACGGGAACATTGACGAATGACTTCAGGGACAGCCTGGTGTTGTCGTTCTGCAGTGATAtg ACtggtttatttcattatgatacGAACACGTTTCACATAGAAGAGGCATTCCCCACGGAATCCAAAGACACAGTCCAAGTTTCGATCTTAAAATCCGCAAGAACAAAGCCTTTAGAAGACAGCATCGGTCCCATCTTTGGTTCAG AAGTCATTTTCGACCGCAAGAAACGCGAAGCAATTCCCCAAATCACCATAGAAACGGTGGTCATTTTGGACGAAGAGTTCGTAGCGAGTGCTCGTTCGCGAGGCCAGGTGACCGATCAAGACTTGATTGACTTTATGACAATGAGGTGGACTGCG GTCCAAGCAGAATGGGGCAGGACGGATTTGTTTGGATACGACATACGCATTGAAGTGAAAGAGGTTGTCATATGGGAAACAAATCCA TCGTGGTACAACCCAAGTACAATCCTATTAAACACGCTCAGCAGCATATGTAACGGGGCATATAACCATGGACTTTATACGGACTTCGACCATATTCATCTCTTTACCGG AACCAAAGGCACGGATGTGTCGGGCAAAGCCTTTACTGGAAAGGTGTGTGATCCGCGGTACAAATGCGCGGTGTCGACCGATACACGCGTGACCGAGTTTACCATTGCTGCACACGAGTTAGGACACAA cATGGGCATGAATCACGACGTTGATAACGGATGTCCAGCACCAAATGACGGCATTATGGGCTCCAAGGTCTTCGGATGGAGCGCTTGCAGCATCAGTGAAACCAGAGCTCTTCTTAACca GAGTTCATCAAGTTGTctgaatgaaacaaatgtcaacTCTCCGACCGCTCTAAACCTTGCTGATGCCTGGCCAG GGATGATATACACAGATGACGAGATATGTGAATTTAAGCACGGGAAAGGATTCAGATACAGAAAATTTCCGTATAGCTCTTTC actGAATGCACGCTTTACTCGTGTGTGAACATGAACACGAGTTCACCACTGTACGGTATCATGTACAACGAGGCAGTGCCCACGGATGGGAGATACTGTGGTCACCAACAG GTTTGTTCATCCCAAGTTGTAAATGGAGCGTACCAGTGTATATTCTGGAACGAAACCGGCATTGAGATTGGACTATTAACTGAAGTGCCAGTGGTATGGTCTACTTACGAAGAAATGACGCCATGTAGTCGCACGTGTGGAACAGGTGTTCAATATCAGCAGAGGAAATGCAACGATCCaac ACCAAGGAATACGATGTGGTGTGACGGACATGAGTACCAGGCCCAACTCTGCAACACACAT CCCTGCTCAGATGATCCGGGTGACGATGTCGAACTCCGGAAGACCCGGGCAGGTGAGCGTTGCAGCCACATGAGAGCGGCCGAACTATATGAGAAAATAGGCCTGGTGTCCACCGATTTTCTCGATACAGGGGATAGGTTTAACAGTTATG AATGGGGCCAGTGTGAGGTAACGTGTGATACAGCGGATGGGGTGACAGTGGGAGATTTTCAACGGTTTGGTCTGATGCCCGACGGAACGCCATGTGACATTCCGGAAACTACGACATTTATTAGTTCCGGTCGCACGGGTCGATGTATACAAGGGTATTGTCAT ATGTTTGGGTGCGACAACTCGACAAGCGATGTGGTATTTGACGGATGTGGGGTATGTGGTGGAGACAACTCCACGTGCCAGGTCATAGACGGCGTCTACACAGACAACGTTACATCCG GAGAGCGTTGGATCATGATGACTCTTCCAGCCGGTGCCTTCAACATTCAGTTTTACTTTACATACAACGACATGAAGCAGCACTTCTTtg AACTTCGAACACTTGACGGGACCGGTATTATAACGGGATCTAGCGATACGCGGACCAACCCCAAAAACTACGCAGGCACCCACTGGTACTCTTTCTTTGCAACAGCTTACCTGTACGCCGAGGGACCGACGGACACGCCCGTGGTGATAAAG CTATACAACAGAGGCTCAAATTCGAATGCCGGTGTGCAGTACGCATATTCCCTGCCTCATGATA GTAAATCATGCAACGCAACCTGCAATAAGTACTGCAACAACGGACAAAACCTGGCGGCAGACGCGTGCCAGTGCGATTGTCAGCGGAACACGTATGGTTTAGTGTGCAATTGCAG GTACCCGTTTACTGGTCGCGACTGCCAGGACTGCAAGGTTACTTCCTGTCAGAATGGGGGAACATTCAACGCCATTGGCTGCAGGTGTATCTGTCCTGTTGGATTCGGTGGACTCGACTGCAGTG ACACGTGTGCTGACAAAATCGTAGACTGTGCAACGAATGTAGCCGCAGGAGAATGCGAAAgtcagaatgaaaatatggagAAAAATTGCTACCTGTCATGCGGTCTTTGCG AAGCAGGCTCGACAACGACAGCGGCACCAACGGATACAACAACATCAGCATCCGATAAC